tctttcttttttgtttgttttgttttttgcgAAATCCGATGTAACGAAGCTTCGCTATAATAAAACCTGGTTCGAATGGAGCGTACAACTTTCATACTtgtgacatttattgttaatttagaaaaaattaacattattaagtACAGCTTATCTTAATagcttataattaattaagataatttattattaataattgacaCGAAAACATTTAGCAGGCAATCTAGCAGGCCTTGTGAATTCGCCAAATACCACCGCATCGACAAGCTCGTGTCCATCTTTGGTCCCAGGCCCTGATTGCCGCTGTCCGCGTCATATTTTGTACCTGTGCTTTACCGCCACATCTGAAAACACACGTGGCAAACATACGTACCGTATATATGGAACCGTTAAAAAGTAATACATTAACAATACGTTACTAAAATAGGCCTATCCACTTATTTCATGAGAACCGGTATGTAATACCTTGTACATTGCTTCACTAGAAGCGGCTGTTTCCCCAAGTACAGGTGTCGTATCGTGTCGACGATCTGTCCGCTGTGCATGCAGCTTTCAACGGGGTTCATTTCAGGCGTAAAAATGAGCTGTTCCGGTTCCACTCGGTACTCTAGCTACAATTAcaaattgcaatattaaacAACTTTGTATACTTTGACGCGTGAATGAGTAGAAAACGAATGAGAAACGTTCCAGCTATCTCTTGCCGAAAGCAATGAAAATACTTGAAAGACACGACGGGCAATTCTTACCTGTAGCGGAaagttttgataaaataaaattggcgAGACTATGGCAGTTATGCTATTGGCTTGATGCAACTGTGGGATCATGATTTGGTTTGGCAGCAAGCAACACTCTTCTGGAAAACAGAAAAGACCTTATTCTGGCAAAAAGGTTTCATTTTCACGAATCGCGACCTTCTAGAGGAGGACAAGGTAGTAGAAAAGGGTTCAAAAAGAGCACACTTGTTGCTAATGATATGATGTACTTTATTTACGCGGcatttcgatttttcttttcgacaGGGACAGGGTGTTTTGTAAATGATTTCCCACTTGTATCGCATCTGCCACATCGACTAATTATAGCCATTACTCGTTATCCTCGGTAATCCAATCGGCTCGCGAAGCTTCTTGGAAATTCGCTTCATTGGATTCGTTAGATGGAATCTCCACGATCAAATCCACTTGTTCGCTCACACTCGGCTCGATCTGAAGAAATACTTGCGTTTTTTCACAAACTCGACTGTCGACATCCGCTATGAAGTAACAGGACTCTTGCTTCGATTCTTCTCCGTTGTTTGTTTCTTCGTTCCTCTCATTATTCACGTCTTCCTTGTCCTCTGCCTCTgcgtctctctcgttctttcgaTCCTGCACGTTTCTCGTTGTATCCTTCTCCATTGCTTCACTCGGAAAGAAACGTCCTTTCGTTTTCAGCGAGTGCGCATTCTCGGCTTTCTCCGCCTCGCGAATCAGATCGATGAAAAACAATTCTCTCGGCGACATTGGTGTCTTTGGAGACATTGGCATCTTTATCTCGTCCTCGGATGGTGACACTGTCACTAATTTCAGATAATTCTGCAAAGGACTCTTCTCGACGTAATCACTGGCTACGTTCAACTCAGCTGTTTCGTTCTCCTTTTCAACGTGCACGACTCCAGTATCTTCGATTTCTTCGCCAGACATTCGTTTGTGTATCAACAACGGTGGTAGATCCTTTCTTCGCAAGTTTTCCCGATCGATCCTATCGGATATATCGTTCGTCCTCTTTGTCTCGGGAGACTTTGCGTCTTCGATTGACACGGTCATCTGGTGGGTACTTGTAGGTCTTTCCGCTACGTTATCCGAGCCATATTTCGAGATCACATTAATTTCGTCATTTTGTTTAACTTGTAAATACCTCCAAAAGATCATTAGTCCGCAGGTGATGATGATCCATGTTAGAAATGCGACTGTCCAGAAGAAAGAGGGCCAGTATGAAGGCCAGTGTGTTGTCAATGTCGATACGTAGCATGCGGCCCATGTCAGAGGACACAAGATGAGCCAATAAGCCAAAAATATGCCCAATATTAACCAAGGGAGCGACAGATGCTCATATTGTTTCAGCTTCGACTGTTTGCGAGTCTCACAGTTGCGTAACAGCTTATTTTCCTTCAAGACGAGAGAGTCCTTGTGTCTGATCGCAAGCTTGGTAGCCATTGTATCTTCGTTAGTGGATCACTTTCCGTTGATTTTTGCATGCAAAGCATATTACGCGTATACGATcagaatattattgtatttatatcgtCGCACTGCAGGAGCAAAATGCAAAACATTATTCCATTATGCCTCTGCTTCTTCTGATTTATGTTATCATGTTATTACACGACACCAGCGCGCAAAGTGAATTGTTCCGCGCGATTCAGGACGTGGTCAGGATGTGTTTTATCGGACTTCCTGACCGCAACTCACGGTAATCAAGTACACGGTGACACTTCAATTTGCATCACCATTGTAACTACCACGTGGTAAAGATtatagcaaataaaaataaaatttcattcttttttggAGATAACGATTTCAAAAGTGCATTATATCAGCTTGTTTAAATGACTTGCCTTGTATGGGTTTAATtgaatatcatataatatcacgattgtaaaaaaaattcataccAGAAATGTtagttttactttttcttacaCTGTTTGTGCTTGTGGAGTTGGAGAGTCGCTTTGTCGCAATATAATCTGTAACATTGgaaacttgaaaaaaattgtaacacGTAAAAACCTACCGATTAAACCATCGTCcacctgctgctgctgctgctgctgttgtgattgctgctgttgctgttgctgctgtgtATCTCCGTTAGATTGCACCAATTTCGACAACAAGCGAAACAGCGTGGCCAATACGTCGAGATCCGCGCTACGAAGAAATACCGGAAGACAAGATGGGCGAAGCAATCCCCAGATGCGTATGATGACCAATAGTTCTCGAACGGTATTCAAGGCTTTGTGATCCTTGAGAAGTTCATACTGTAAAGAGGAAAAATTAcacgtaagaaaatatattaaagcaaGATTGTAATGATACGTTTCGTAGTCTCGTAGTCGCCATTTAGCATTTCACAATTAAGTGAGGTACAGGTACTTATCAAATACTTACACCGCCAGTCTTCATTTGCATTCTTTGTTCGGGTAATCTGGCCAACAAGTTCAAAGCCAAATCAGCGACCCATTGAATGAGTTGTTGTAACGACTGTAACGTGCTCGGCTCTACCGTAAATTCTTTCGGATCGAGATGTAACAACACCTAACAGGAATATACAAATAGGACAaatcgattaataaattaattctggggttttcttcattaattatatcaaaattatatctaGTTTTACTACTTGTGCCTCCACGATTCAATTCATTTTCAATCAATTTATTGTTCATCGACgtaaatgaaagaaattatcAATTACCTTGTCGACATCAGTGACAACATCCGTTATCACCGCCGCTAAACTTTCTGCTGGACCTTTGTCATGAGATATTAGATCGGATGGTCTCAGTAGAGATTTAAAAGCCGTAGCTACAGAGTGTATCATCAATAATGACGATAGATCAGCC
The Ooceraea biroi isolate clonal line C1 chromosome 4, Obir_v5.4, whole genome shotgun sequence genome window above contains:
- the LOC113561729 gene encoding uncharacterized protein LOC113561729, producing the protein MATKLAIRHKDSLVLKENKLLRNCETRKQSKLKQYEHLSLPWLILGIFLAYWLILCPLTWAACYVSTLTTHWPSYWPSFFWTVAFLTWIIITCGLMIFWRYLQVKQNDEINVISKYGSDNVAERPTSTHQMTVSIEDAKSPETKRTNDISDRIDRENLRRKDLPPLLIHKRMSGEEIEDTGVVHVEKENETAELNVASDYVEKSPLQNYLKLVTVSPSEDEIKMPMSPKTPMSPRELFFIDLIREAEKAENAHSLKTKGRFFPSEAMEKDTTRNVQDRKNERDAEAEDKEDVNNERNEETNNGEESKQESCYFIADVDSRVCEKTQVFLQIEPSVSEQVDLIVEIPSNESNEANFQEASRADWITEDNE